Below is a window of Planifilum fimeticola DNA.
ATGCCCGGGACAGGATTTCATCAAAGCGCCTCTGGAGGGCGTCGATTCCCACCCGCCTCACAAAGCGCCAAAAGGGCTCTTCCGGCTCGCGGTGCTCCTTGTAAAAGAGAATCAGCTCCTTCAACACCGGTGCCACCCGGTCCGCCGGCACCCTTCCCTTAAGAGGGGTGTTGAAGGTCGCCCCTTCCCCCAGATGGCCGCCGACGGAAACGGTGTACGCCTCAATCATCCCGTCGACCGTCTTCATCTTTCCTCCCATGAGGCCGATGTCGGCAATCTGCTGCTGTCCGCAGGAATTGGGGCACCCGTTGATGTGCAAGCGGATCGGCGTATCCAGCTCCACCTGTTCGTCCAGATATTCAACCACCCGGCGCATCAGCCCCTTTGTTTCCGTCAGGGCCAGATTGCAGAACTGGATTCCCGTGCAGGAAACCGCATGGCCGACAAAGGGCTTGGGATAGGGCGTAAGCCGCTGGAGAAGGGATTCCGCCAGCAGATCATCCAGCCTCTCCTCCGGCACGTCGGGGATGATCAGGTTCTGGGTGTTGACGGTCCGCACCGAACCGGAACCGTATTCATCCACCAGATCGGCCAGTTGGAAAAACTCCTCCGCGGACGTCCGGCCCATCGGCACATTGAGTCCCACGTAGAAGTAACCTTTCTGTTTCTGGGGATGGACTCCGGTGAAATATCCCGCATTCCAGCCGACCAGCCGGTCCTTCCCCCGGGACGGATACGGACCGATGTACGTCTCGAGCACCTCCAGGAATTTTTCCGCACCCCAGTCCGCCACGAGGAATTTGAGCCGGGCCCGGTGCCGCTTTTTTCGATAACCGTAATCCCGGAACACCCGGGTCACGCCCACGGCCACCTCCACCACCTGTTCCGGAAGGACAAACAGGTCCAGTTGCTTCGCCATGTGCGGACGGGAGGAGAGGCCGCCGCCCACCCATACGTGGAAACCGACCGCCTCCTTCCCGCCGATCTCCTTGACCGCCGGCGTGAAGGCGAGATCGTGGATCTGGGCGTTCGCCGCGTTGTAGACATTGGACGAGACGGAAATTTTGTATTTCCGGGGCAAATTGGAAAACTCCCGGTTGAGAAGAAAGGTGCGCTCCAATTCCTCGACGATGGGACGGGTGTCGATCAGCTCATGGGGATCGATCCCGGCCAGGGGATTGCCCACGATGTTTCGGGGGCAGTCCCCGCAGGCCTCGTAAGGATGGAGTCCCACTTCCTCCAGACGGCGGAAAATGTCCGGAATCTGCTCGATGCGCAACCAGTGGTACTGAACCGACTGGCGGGTCGTGACGTCGATCAGCCCCCGGCCGTACTCCCGGGCCAGCTCCGCCAGCACACGCACCTGCCGGGTATCCAACACGCCGGACGGGATGCGGACCCGCATCATGAAATGGCCGTCCTTGGGGCGCTGCTGATAGATGCCCGCCCATTTCAGACGGGTGAAATCCTCCTCGGGAATCGATTCGTATCCCGACTTCGCCCATCGGTAAATGTCCTGAATGACATCCAGACCGTCCTTTTTCAGCTTCAGCCGTTCCACCTCATTCAGTTCCGCCGCATTCTCCTCCCATTTCCACTTCCGTCGCTCGGCCATGGCTCACTCCCCCTTTTTTAAATAAAAAATCCCTCTCCCTGAGAAGAGGAAAAGGAATGGTTTTCCCTCCTCATCTTCAGGGACCATGGTGCCCCACCGGAATTGGCACCGTGTCCCGCCCTCGAAACGGAAGGCGGGACGGGTTGCCGAGGCTTCATCGGGCCGGTCCCTCCGCCTCTCTGGATGAGGTATCGATTGGAATATATTAAAACTGACCTACTTAATCATCTATTAAACCCAATAAAGTAGGTTTATTAACTATGTTTTATTCACAGGATATCTTGAGTCCCTGAACATGTCAACAGAAAAATCGCAAAAACCATCCCCTAAACCCTGGACGGTTTCCAGAAACAACCCGCGGAGGCGGGCGAATACAGGAACGAAGTGGTCCAACGCGCGGTGAACGATGGATGAACCGGCGCTCATGAAACCCGTCAGGACAAGAAAAAGACCCGTACGCGTCGCGACGACAGGGTGCGGATGTTGTCAGCAAAATCAAAAGAAAAACCCGCATGCAAAGAGGAGATTGCAGGAAACGCAGGGAATCAAGAAAAAATCGAAGGAAAGGACGGAGGATGCTGTGCACCGCTTGGTCAGCCGTTTTGAAGAATGGAACAACGACATGTATTTCATGGAAGTGTGCGGGGACCGGATTGTCGTGAACCATCACTACTCCGGGATCAAGATTCTGAACCTACAGCTGGAACCCGTCGATGAGCTGAACCTTTTTGATGGCGTGATGATCTACCATGCCTATTCCGACGGGGATAAAAAGCGGATGGTGCTTTATTGCGCCGAGAACGGCTGTCTGGTCCCGGTGGATCTCGCGGAAATGAAGTCCGCCGTCATTCCGCTGGAAGGAGCAATGCGGCAAACGGTCTTCTCACCGGTTCACAGATGGCAGGAAAAGGAACTGTTGTTGCTGGATTATTCCGGAAACCCATATCGAGTGGATCTTTCCGAAGGCCACGTCCGGTTTTGCACCGAAAAAGCCGGGATGTTCGGAAATACCGCGTCCCTGATCCGTCAGCACCGGTTGATCCACTTCGAAGACGGAATGCTGGTGCTGGAAACGCCCTCCGGTGAGAACATCAGGGTTTTTGACCTGACGGGCCGTCTGATCACGGAGGTCGGGAAGCCGGAAGGAAATTGGCACAGCGCGGTTTACCATGACGGCGGTTTGATCTTCGCGAGTGAAACCCGGATTGTCGGCGTGCGAAATCACGCGACCCGGTTTGTTCTGGAGCCGGAGCCGTCGGAATATTTTCTGAAAGTCAAAATGACCGGAGACCGCCATCTGTGGGTCCTGTCTTCCGACCCATCCCACCCCGAAAAGAGCCGCATCAGCCAATATCGGGTGTAAATTGCCCTTCTTTTGATTCCGCGGACGGCGAGTGATTTCAAAAAGGCAGACAGGATTGGGCACCCGCGTGGACCGGTCTGTCGTCAATCAGATTGAAGGAGTGAACCGCTTGCTTCATCATTTCGACTTCGGGCAAGGGAAGGTGGTCCTGGGCAGTTTGTTTCTCGATCCGGATCTTTCCTTTGCGGATCAGGAGCTCAGGCTGAGCGAAGACATGCTGATCGTCCAATATCAGCATGGAAAATATGTGCTGGACGTGGGACATGTTCCCCAATACGAGGGAGATTACCGGCTGCGCGTCATGATTCTCGGCCGGTACCGGGAACCGCTCCGCATGTGGTTTGTGGCCACGTTTGAGGAGCTGAGACGGAAAATCGATGAAGCGGTGCGGCTGATTCACGGATGGATGGAACGTCCGGAAGAGATCCGTGTCTATTCTCAAGTATTTCCCGCCCCTGATTCATCCGCTTCCAAGGCGGACCGGCTGCTGGGGAACATCGAGATTGCGTGGGAAGCTTTTCAGCCGCGAAACGCCACTTCCGAAATGGTGGAGAAGGTGGAAACGGAATGGGGTGTGCGGCTTCCGGACCGGCTGAAGGAGGTCATTCAACATTGTGACGGAGGGGGACCGATTCCTTCGGCTTTTCCGATGGATGAGAGAGAGAGGGAAAGTTGAGAAGCTGTTGTCCTTTCATCCGGAGGCCCCGGATTATGTGCTGCGGATTTACAAGAAACTGAAAGGCCGGTTGCGGGAGCGGGTTTTTCCTGTGGCCAGATTGTATTGGGATGATTTTTTGTGTCTGGATTACAGGAAAGGAACGGAGCCTCGCATCGTGATGTTTGATCCCGAGGAATCGGAGACGATTTCCATCGCCGACGGGGTTGAGGAATTCCTGGCGTCGCTCGACTCGGAGCGGGAAGGAATTCCGGTTTGGGAGGATTCCCCGGAAGAGAAGCGGTACGGGATGGAAGAGATCCTGGCAGCGCTTCGGCGGCTGGAATCGGAGGCGGAATGTTCTCTTCCCTTGATGCTCAAAAAAACCGTGTTGCACCACCACGGCGCGGGAGCCTTGTTCCGTTATTTCATCCATGAGGGCGGAATGGAAGCATTCAACCGGCTTCTGCCGGTCGTGCCGGAAGATCTGCCGGACAGCATGCTGAGCGTATATCGAACCTGGTTTGCCGGAACCTCCATGTGTCCGGTGGCCGAATGCCCGGA
It encodes the following:
- a CDS encoding nitrite/sulfite reductase produces the protein MAERRKWKWEENAAELNEVERLKLKKDGLDVIQDIYRWAKSGYESIPEEDFTRLKWAGIYQQRPKDGHFMMRVRIPSGVLDTRQVRVLAELAREYGRGLIDVTTRQSVQYHWLRIEQIPDIFRRLEEVGLHPYEACGDCPRNIVGNPLAGIDPHELIDTRPIVEELERTFLLNREFSNLPRKYKISVSSNVYNAANAQIHDLAFTPAVKEIGGKEAVGFHVWVGGGLSSRPHMAKQLDLFVLPEQVVEVAVGVTRVFRDYGYRKKRHRARLKFLVADWGAEKFLEVLETYIGPYPSRGKDRLVGWNAGYFTGVHPQKQKGYFYVGLNVPMGRTSAEEFFQLADLVDEYGSGSVRTVNTQNLIIPDVPEERLDDLLAESLLQRLTPYPKPFVGHAVSCTGIQFCNLALTETKGLMRRVVEYLDEQVELDTPIRLHINGCPNSCGQQQIADIGLMGGKMKTVDGMIEAYTVSVGGHLGEGATFNTPLKGRVPADRVAPVLKELILFYKEHREPEEPFWRFVRRVGIDALQRRFDEILSRASAS
- a CDS encoding SMI1/KNR4 family protein; this encodes MGTRVDRSVVNQIEGVNRLLHHFDFGQGKVVLGSLFLDPDLSFADQELRLSEDMLIVQYQHGKYVLDVGHVPQYEGDYRLRVMILGRYREPLRMWFVATFEELRRKIDEAVRLIHGWMERPEEIRVYSQVFPAPDSSASKADRLLGNIEIAWEAFQPRNATSEMVEKVETEWGVRLPDRLKEVIQHCDGGGPIPSAFPMDERERES